One window of Acidobacteriaceae bacterium genomic DNA carries:
- a CDS encoding glycosyl hydrolase family 28 protein yields the protein MSFAAIALLCARAAAQDTRVVTEPKIPPVCATVRAQLAAPHGIDPADETKLDTARLQQAIDSCTPGHALELAPEREHNAFLTGPIELRKGVTLLIDKGVTLYGSRNPVDYAVSAGSCGVVNNERGGCHPLIHADHADGTGIMGEGTIDGRGGAKLLVVGKPGRESWWDLAEDARKGGHQQVPRLIIFDSSNNVTIYQITLKNSAMFHVTFNKGDGFTVWGLRIDTPKTARNTDGVDPGNGSKNITVTHSFIRDGDDNIAIKGGTGGLTQMTVSHNHFYYGHGMSIGSETYGGVSRVLVTDLTLDGDDNALRIKSNPTRGGLVQDVTYEDVCIRDSRNPILLDTAYSYPGNGKELFPEYKDIIFHDVRISGGGKVQFGGLDAVHRVGVKLDGVELSDGAEKYMIVAAHADVELGPGPVNFVVGGEDVKVSGKAGKGSLPSCAGRFVGFAE from the coding sequence TTGTCATTCGCAGCGATTGCTTTGTTGTGCGCACGCGCTGCCGCGCAGGATACACGTGTGGTCACCGAGCCAAAGATTCCGCCGGTCTGTGCAACGGTTCGTGCGCAACTCGCGGCTCCGCACGGCATCGATCCAGCCGACGAGACGAAGCTCGATACCGCGCGGCTGCAGCAGGCGATCGATAGCTGTACTCCCGGACATGCGCTTGAGCTCGCACCGGAGCGCGAGCACAATGCCTTCCTTACCGGGCCAATCGAGCTGCGCAAAGGCGTCACCCTGCTGATCGACAAGGGCGTCACGCTCTACGGCTCACGCAATCCTGTTGACTACGCCGTCAGCGCGGGAAGCTGCGGCGTTGTGAATAACGAGCGCGGCGGGTGCCATCCGCTCATCCACGCGGACCATGCCGATGGGACCGGCATCATGGGCGAGGGTACGATTGATGGACGCGGCGGAGCGAAGCTGCTCGTGGTTGGGAAACCGGGCCGCGAGAGCTGGTGGGATCTTGCCGAAGATGCCCGCAAAGGCGGACACCAGCAGGTTCCGCGCCTGATCATCTTCGACTCAAGCAACAACGTGACGATCTACCAAATCACGTTGAAGAACTCCGCAATGTTCCACGTCACGTTCAACAAGGGCGATGGGTTCACCGTCTGGGGGCTGCGCATCGACACGCCGAAGACTGCGCGCAACACCGACGGCGTCGATCCAGGCAACGGTTCAAAGAACATCACCGTCACGCATTCCTTCATCCGCGATGGGGATGACAATATTGCGATCAAGGGTGGCACGGGTGGGTTGACGCAGATGACTGTGAGCCACAACCACTTCTACTACGGGCATGGGATGTCGATCGGGTCCGAGACCTATGGAGGCGTGAGCAGGGTGCTGGTGACGGACCTGACGCTGGACGGCGACGACAACGCCCTGAGGATCAAGTCCAACCCGACGCGCGGCGGGCTGGTGCAGGATGTGACGTACGAGGACGTGTGCATACGGGATTCGCGAAACCCGATCCTGCTGGATACGGCGTACAGCTATCCAGGGAACGGGAAGGAGCTGTTCCCCGAGTACAAGGACATCATCTTCCACGACGTGCGGATCAGTGGAGGAGGGAAGGTGCAGTTCGGTGGGTTGGATGCGGTGCATCGTGTTGGGGTGAAGCTGGATGGTGTGGAGCTGAGCGATGGGGCGGAGAAGTACATGATTGTCGCGGCGCACGCGGATGTGGAGCTTGGTCCTGGGCCTGTGAATTTCGTGGTGGGCGGCGAGGATGTGAAGGTCTCGGGGAAGGCCGGGAAGGGATCGCTCCCCTCCTGCGCGGGGAGGTTTGTGGGGTTTGCGGAGTAG
- a CDS encoding peptidoglycan-binding domain-containing protein codes for MRTLSILSTAALLCATVPCFGITHRHTATNASIRHASSKSHKSVHSFFRHDAAMDSGRATEIQQALIKKGYLSGEPTGVWDSSSVAAMQRLQGDNGWQTKITPDSRALIKLGLGPQQDTIATNTMPQ; via the coding sequence ATGCGAACCCTTTCGATCCTCTCGACCGCCGCTCTTCTCTGCGCCACGGTCCCGTGCTTCGGAATCACACACCGCCACACCGCGACCAACGCCAGCATCCGCCACGCCTCTTCGAAGTCGCACAAGAGCGTCCACTCGTTTTTCAGGCACGATGCCGCCATGGACTCCGGGCGCGCCACCGAGATTCAGCAGGCGCTCATCAAGAAGGGCTACCTCTCCGGCGAGCCCACCGGTGTCTGGGACTCCAGTTCCGTAGCCGCCATGCAACGCCTACAGGGCGACAACGGTTGGCAGACCAAGATCACCCCCGACTCCCGCGCCCTCATCAAGCTCGGCCTCGGCCCCCAGCAGGACACCATCGCGACCAACACGATGCCGCAGTAG